A stretch of the Capricornis sumatraensis isolate serow.1 chromosome 19, serow.2, whole genome shotgun sequence genome encodes the following:
- the LOC138094925 gene encoding myeloid-associated differentiation marker-like: MGYFFRLLQLLSTCVAFSLVAGVSTLQAAAGNWSIFVWCFCFVMTLIILIVELCGLQSRLHLSWDGFLITSASCATSLCLSGSIVFATACIQLLPHSPFGDHAIAVTAFSSLASVAYATEVVWTCAWSGEFSCSVLTLPGLLHRLEIFVACVIFAFISSPHLYVHQPALEWCVAVYSICFLLSAVTLLLNWYNWDNRLPVPLVHLVLTLLSALLYASAVVLWPLYQFNREFGGQPQRSSDVSCHDKLTYICTWDQRLAVAILTAVNLLIYVVDLVDLARRFFYQLLRLCTRSPDSLLLSVEASSPSSVVL; encoded by the coding sequence ATGGGCTACTTTTTCCGCCTGCTGCAGCTGCTCTCCACCTGCGTGGCCTTCTCCCTGGTGGCTGGTGTGAGCACTTTGCAGGCGGCTGCAGGTAACTGGTCCATATTTGTCTGGTGCTTCTGCTTCGTCATGACCCTCATCATCCTCATAGTCGAGTTGTGTGGGCTTCAGTCCCGCCTCCACCTCTCCTGGGACGGCTTTCTCATCACCAGCGCCTCCTGTGCCACCTCCTTATGCCTCTCAGGCTCCATCGTCTTTGCCACCGCCTGCATCCAGTTGCTGCCTCACAGCCCCTTTGGCGACCACGCCATTGCGGTCACTGCCTTTTCCAGCCTTGCATCTGTGGCTTATGCCACTGAAGTGGTCTGGACCTGTGCCTGGTCTGGAGAGTTCTCCTGCTCTGTGCTCACCTTGCCAGGCCTGCTTCACAGGCTGGAGATCTTCGTGGCCTGCGTCATCTTCGCCTTCATCAGCAGCCCCCACCTGTACGTGCACCAGCCGGCCCTGGAGTGGTGCGTGGCTGTGTACTCCATCTGCTTCCTCCTGTCAGCCGTGACCCTCCTGCTGAACTGGTACAACTGGGACAACAGGCTGCCCGTCCCCCTTGTGCATTTGGTGCTGACCCTGCTCTCGGCCCTCCTCTATGCCTCCGCTGTGGTCCTCTGGCCGCTCTACCAGTTCAACAGGGAGTTCGGCGGGCAGCCCCAGAGATCCAGTGACGTGAGCTGCCATGACAAACTCACCTATATATGCACCTGGGACCAGCGACTGGCTGTGGCCATCCTGACTGCCGTCAACCTGCTGATTTATGTGGTTGACCTGGTGGACTTGGCCCGCCGCTTTTTTTATCAACTTCTGAGGCTCTGCACCAGGTCCCCCGATTCCCTATTATTGTCAGTGGAGGCATCTTCACCAAGCTCAGTCGTCCTCTGA